From a single Paenibacillus sp. FSL R5-0345 genomic region:
- a CDS encoding cysteine desulfurase family protein, whose product MIYLDYNATTPVDKEVAEAMIPYLYGHFGNPSSSHSLGQEAKLGIEQARTQVANFLNCAPGEVLFTSGGSESNNTVIKGVAQTYRHKGNHMIVSAVEHPAVIKPCQYLEQLGYTITYVPVDSYGLVQVDDVKKQLTDQTILVSIMHSNNETGTIQPIKEIAEACHERGVLVHTDASQSAGKVVLDVAELGVDFLTLAGHKLYAPKGIGALYIREGIHIEPLIHGAGHENGRRAGTENTPYIIGLGKACELASDSTSRARVKEVADYFYDRLQEAFGDKVHLNGHRDKRLPNTLNVSFLGAVGHEVIASLEDVAASTGSACHSGETLISPVLKAMNVSPSIGQGAVRFSVGRYTTMAEIDEVIGKLKEYLL is encoded by the coding sequence ATGATCTATTTAGACTATAATGCTACAACACCTGTAGATAAGGAAGTCGCAGAGGCTATGATTCCGTATCTTTATGGTCATTTTGGCAATCCTTCAAGCAGTCATTCTTTGGGGCAAGAAGCTAAACTCGGAATCGAGCAAGCAAGAACGCAGGTGGCTAATTTCCTGAATTGCGCGCCGGGTGAGGTGCTTTTTACAAGCGGGGGCAGCGAATCGAATAATACCGTCATCAAGGGCGTCGCTCAAACGTATCGACATAAAGGCAATCATATGATTGTGTCTGCTGTGGAGCATCCTGCTGTTATTAAACCGTGTCAGTATCTGGAGCAGTTGGGCTATACGATTACTTATGTACCTGTTGACTCGTATGGTTTGGTACAAGTAGACGATGTGAAAAAGCAACTTACCGACCAAACCATACTAGTCTCCATTATGCACTCTAACAACGAAACGGGAACGATCCAGCCGATCAAAGAAATAGCTGAGGCCTGCCACGAACGGGGTGTTCTTGTACATACCGATGCTTCGCAGTCGGCTGGAAAAGTAGTGCTCGATGTGGCTGAGCTAGGGGTGGATTTTCTAACGCTGGCAGGTCATAAATTGTATGCGCCAAAAGGGATTGGAGCATTGTACATCCGAGAGGGCATTCACATCGAACCTTTAATTCATGGAGCGGGGCATGAAAATGGTAGACGAGCAGGTACCGAGAACACACCATATATTATTGGATTAGGGAAAGCCTGTGAGCTTGCTTCAGACTCCACCTCCAGAGCGCGTGTAAAAGAAGTTGCAGATTATTTCTATGACAGATTACAGGAGGCTTTTGGCGATAAGGTTCACCTGAACGGTCATAGGGATAAGCGATTGCCTAACACGCTTAACGTTAGTTTTCTTGGAGCGGTGGGTCATGAAGTGATTGCTTCGCTAGAAGATGTGGCTGCCTCAACAGGCTCAGCTTGTCATTCTGGAGAAACATTGATCTCGCCTGTTCTAAAGGCAATGAATGTCTCACCAAGTATCGGGCAGGGAGCAGTTCGTTTTAGTGTGGGACGGTATACAACTATGGCAGAGATCGATGAGGTTATCGGTAAGTTGAAAGAGTATTTGCTGTGA
- the mnmH gene encoding tRNA 2-selenouridine(34) synthase MnmH: MFQDITLEELRMLKNKKQITVIDVRSPSEYKDSTLPDSLNIPFFDDEERAEVGTLYKQTSVQAAKERGLEIAAAKLPAFVKEFAAIQGDKAVFCWRGGMRSRTTATVLSLMDIHAYRLIGGYKAYRKWVLDELETYEFKAKPYVIHGNTGTGKTNLLHRLKAQGYPVLDLEGMAGHRGSIFGEIGLRANNQKTFDSLLLEELIKLGDSSYVLFEAESKKIGKIVMPPFMAEQKEIGDQIWIEMPLQARVQQILEDYRPEAYKEQCISAFRSIKSRIHIPVAAEIERCLQADLFGEAVALLLEYYYDPRYDYTSTQYEGVERVTFKVNNLDEAETAVRSFLKNQEV, encoded by the coding sequence TTGTTTCAGGATATTACACTGGAAGAACTAAGAATGCTAAAAAATAAGAAGCAGATCACTGTGATCGACGTTCGATCTCCTTCTGAATATAAAGATTCGACATTACCGGATAGTCTGAACATTCCTTTTTTTGATGATGAGGAACGGGCTGAAGTAGGCACTTTGTATAAACAGACTAGTGTGCAGGCGGCGAAAGAACGCGGTTTGGAGATTGCTGCGGCGAAGCTGCCTGCCTTTGTCAAAGAATTCGCTGCGATTCAAGGGGACAAAGCTGTATTCTGCTGGAGAGGAGGTATGCGCAGCCGTACTACGGCCACCGTACTTTCTTTAATGGATATTCATGCTTACCGGCTGATTGGCGGCTATAAAGCTTACCGTAAATGGGTACTCGACGAACTGGAGACTTATGAATTCAAGGCAAAGCCTTATGTAATTCACGGAAATACGGGTACAGGCAAAACAAACCTACTGCACCGCCTGAAAGCACAAGGTTATCCTGTTCTGGATTTGGAAGGGATGGCGGGTCACCGGGGTTCTATCTTTGGAGAGATCGGACTTCGTGCAAATAATCAGAAAACGTTCGATAGTCTTCTTTTGGAGGAATTAATTAAGCTTGGGGATTCTTCTTATGTACTGTTTGAAGCGGAGAGTAAAAAAATCGGGAAAATCGTCATGCCCCCATTTATGGCGGAGCAGAAAGAGATCGGAGATCAGATTTGGATTGAGATGCCATTGCAAGCTAGGGTGCAGCAAATCCTTGAGGACTACCGACCAGAAGCATACAAGGAGCAGTGTATTTCAGCTTTTCGGAGTATTAAATCCCGAATTCATATTCCCGTTGCGGCAGAAATCGAGCGATGCTTACAAGCTGATTTGTTCGGAGAGGCTGTCGCGCTTTTGCTAGAATACTATTATGATCCTAGATACGATTATACGTCCACTCAGTATGAAGGCGTTGAGAGAGTTACGTTTAAGGTGAATAATTTGGATGAAGCTGAGACAGCGGTGCGCTCTTTTTTAAAAAATCAGGAAGTATAA
- the selD gene encoding selenide, water dikinase SelD, whose translation MMSQAETIKLTSLSSKGGCGCKIGPADLMQVIRSLPPTVPNPDLLVGLDTSDDAGVYRLSDELALVQTVDFFTPIVDDPYSFGQIAAANALSDIYAMGGKPLTVLNIVAFPISVLDKSILGDILRGAADKVQEAGATLVGGHSIDDKEPKFGLAVTGLVHPDKVRTNAGAQVGDKLILTKPIGVGILTTSIKKDQLSPEETTRLTTVMSTLNKKAAEIMEPYDVHACTDVTGFGLLGHASEMAKGSNHGLIIRQGDVPMLSRVRELAEQGFVPGGTKNNFAHLEGSILYPEEMDQLSRYILCDAVTSGGLLISVAPEQSEALLQELVAAGVEAALIGEVTEEHPGQITVIAAQ comes from the coding sequence ATGATGTCTCAAGCCGAAACTATAAAATTGACTTCATTATCTTCAAAAGGAGGCTGCGGCTGCAAAATCGGTCCCGCCGATCTCATGCAGGTTATTCGCAGTCTGCCACCAACCGTTCCTAACCCGGATCTACTTGTAGGTTTGGATACTAGTGATGATGCAGGCGTGTATCGTTTAAGCGATGAACTCGCGTTAGTGCAAACTGTTGATTTTTTCACACCGATCGTGGACGACCCTTATTCCTTTGGGCAAATTGCAGCAGCCAATGCGTTAAGTGACATTTATGCTATGGGTGGTAAGCCGCTTACAGTGCTTAATATTGTTGCATTTCCTATCTCTGTTCTGGATAAAAGCATTCTCGGTGACATTTTGCGCGGTGCAGCGGACAAGGTGCAGGAAGCAGGAGCGACGCTTGTAGGTGGACATTCTATCGACGATAAAGAGCCTAAATTCGGATTGGCTGTTACGGGGCTGGTGCACCCGGACAAAGTAAGAACGAATGCAGGCGCGCAGGTGGGGGATAAGCTGATACTAACGAAACCTATCGGTGTGGGCATCTTAACAACTTCTATTAAAAAGGATCAACTATCACCAGAAGAAACCACACGCCTCACCACAGTGATGTCTACATTGAATAAAAAAGCGGCTGAAATCATGGAGCCGTATGATGTGCACGCTTGTACGGATGTTACTGGATTTGGGCTGTTGGGACATGCCTCGGAAATGGCTAAAGGAAGTAACCACGGACTGATTATTCGTCAAGGCGATGTACCGATGCTGTCAAGAGTAAGAGAGCTGGCGGAGCAGGGATTTGTTCCAGGCGGAACTAAGAATAACTTTGCCCATTTGGAGGGCAGCATTCTTTATCCGGAAGAGATGGACCAATTAAGCCGTTATATTCTGTGTGATGCTGTGACTTCTGGCGGACTGTTGATTTCTGTTGCTCCTGAACAAAGTGAAGCCTTGCTACAAGAGCTGGTAGCTGCAGGTGTAGAAGCGGCATTGATCGGAGAAGTAACAGAAGAACATCCGGGTCAAATTACGGTAATAGCTGCGCAATAA
- a CDS encoding alpha/beta fold hydrolase, giving the protein MPIAKLNGTSLYYEIIGTGTPVVFIHGHGLTHSMFKPQLEYFSDKYKVILCDLRGNGKSGELLQAPNEIIETQCLDIIMLLNDLGIREAVFVGSAYGGLVVQHIAKQYPERVKAIVVADSFCRSHASTIVGKIQLMAAYCSWLMYYAPSELVLPSIRMMYRERWNLAYNEIRRGLLDKRPRELYRQRLATSHVDYTRCLKSFKRPALCIVGDFSEFGVNCMKDMVSQLPHAQLAIIPNALDPSNLCQPEKFNAILQRFLEKHQDAQQIS; this is encoded by the coding sequence TTGCCTATTGCTAAACTGAATGGAACTTCGCTCTATTACGAAATCATTGGAACAGGGACTCCGGTTGTGTTTATCCATGGACATGGATTAACACATAGCATGTTTAAACCACAATTAGAGTATTTTTCTGATAAATATAAAGTGATTCTGTGCGATTTACGGGGGAATGGCAAATCAGGTGAATTGCTGCAGGCTCCAAACGAGATTATTGAAACGCAATGCCTAGATATAATTATGCTATTGAATGATTTGGGCATTCGTGAGGCGGTTTTTGTCGGGAGCGCCTATGGGGGGCTCGTCGTTCAACATATTGCGAAACAATACCCGGAACGGGTAAAGGCGATTGTTGTCGCGGATAGCTTTTGTAGAAGTCATGCATCAACAATAGTAGGTAAAATTCAGCTTATGGCTGCATATTGTAGTTGGTTAATGTATTACGCTCCTAGCGAGCTTGTACTGCCTTCGATTCGTATGATGTATCGCGAACGCTGGAACCTGGCCTATAACGAGATTAGAAGAGGACTTCTCGACAAACGCCCAAGGGAATTGTATCGTCAAAGGCTGGCTACGAGTCATGTGGATTACACTAGATGCTTAAAGTCTTTTAAACGTCCCGCATTATGTATTGTCGGTGACTTTAGTGAATTTGGAGTCAACTGTATGAAGGATATGGTGTCTCAGCTGCCGCATGCTCAGTTAGCGATCATTCCTAACGCATTAGATCCTAGTAATCTGTGTCAGCCGGAGAAATTTAATGCTATTCTTCAGCGTTTTTTGGAGAAACATCAGGATGCTCAGCAGATCAGTTGA
- a CDS encoding Nif3-like dinuclear metal center hexameric protein, giving the protein MNITIRTILEDLMGTEEQIEGTVDTLKPGNPETVVTGIVTAFCATQYVVERAMAMNANLLITHEGVYYSHHDTSEWLKDDAVYLTKLSLIKRSEMAIFRYHDYCHRHKPDGIMVGLLRELEWSAYVDEQQPAATILTIPAMTVSEAAQYIKRKLGIPYVRVAGDLSQVCRHVGISVGYRGGGTMAIPLFNQHNLDLLIAGEGPEWETPEYVRDAVHQGRSNALIMLGHAESEAPGMKYLAEVLAEKYPMIPTYFIAEQPIYQLL; this is encoded by the coding sequence GTGAACATTACGATAAGAACAATACTGGAAGATTTAATGGGAACTGAGGAACAGATAGAGGGGACTGTGGATACACTTAAGCCAGGAAATCCAGAAACGGTGGTTACAGGGATAGTTACAGCATTTTGCGCTACGCAATATGTTGTGGAACGAGCGATGGCTATGAACGCCAATTTGCTGATCACACATGAAGGTGTGTATTACAGTCACCATGATACAAGTGAGTGGTTAAAGGATGACGCTGTTTATCTCACGAAACTGAGTTTGATCAAACGTTCTGAAATGGCTATTTTTCGTTATCATGATTATTGTCATCGTCATAAACCGGATGGGATCATGGTCGGCTTGCTGCGAGAGCTTGAGTGGTCAGCTTATGTGGATGAGCAGCAACCCGCTGCTACAATCCTAACGATTCCTGCCATGACAGTAAGTGAAGCGGCTCAGTACATAAAAAGAAAACTAGGAATCCCCTATGTACGTGTTGCCGGTGACCTATCCCAGGTATGCAGACATGTGGGGATATCAGTGGGTTACAGAGGAGGCGGGACAATGGCTATCCCTCTTTTTAATCAGCACAATCTTGATTTACTGATTGCTGGCGAAGGGCCAGAATGGGAAACTCCGGAATATGTGAGGGATGCAGTACATCAAGGTAGATCGAATGCGCTGATTATGTTAGGTCATGCGGAGAGTGAAGCCCCGGGAATGAAATATTTAGCTGAAGTTTTGGCAGAAAAATATCCAATGATTCCTACTTATTTTATTGCAGAACAACCGATCTATCAGCTGCTTTAA
- a CDS encoding endo-1,4-beta-xylanase: protein MRQASDYSEPALKTVFSEDFKIGAAVNPFTIQSQEHLLAYHFNSITAENEMKFESLHPLEDIYNFRAADQLVAFARKHKMAMRGHTLVWHNQTTDWLFEDKNGGPVSREILLARVKSHIQTVVGRYKEDIYAWDVVNEVIADEGEELLRHSKWLDIVGPDFIAKAFEFAHEADPKALLFYNDYNESHPLKRDKIYELVKSLLDQEVPIHGVGLQAHWNLYDPNLDDIRAAIEKYASLGLQLQLTELDVSMFRFEDKRMDLKTVPADLLELQADRYEAMFALLREYRDVISSVTFWGAADDYTWLDDFPVRGRKNWPFLFDEEHHPKPAFHRIIGSAPKL, encoded by the coding sequence ATGAGACAAGCTAGCGATTACTCAGAGCCTGCACTAAAGACAGTGTTCTCGGAGGATTTCAAGATTGGCGCAGCGGTCAACCCATTTACGATACAATCACAGGAGCACTTGCTTGCTTATCATTTCAACAGTATAACTGCTGAGAATGAGATGAAATTTGAAAGTCTACATCCACTTGAGGATATTTATAACTTTAGGGCAGCAGACCAGCTAGTTGCCTTCGCCCGAAAACATAAGATGGCGATGCGCGGACATACCTTGGTCTGGCACAATCAGACTACGGATTGGTTGTTTGAGGATAAGAACGGAGGACCTGTAAGCAGAGAGATTTTGCTTGCACGAGTCAAATCACATATTCAAACCGTTGTAGGACGTTATAAGGAAGATATTTATGCTTGGGATGTTGTGAATGAAGTTATTGCCGATGAAGGAGAAGAGCTTCTTCGCCATTCGAAGTGGCTCGACATTGTTGGCCCGGATTTTATAGCTAAAGCGTTTGAATTCGCCCATGAAGCTGATCCTAAGGCATTATTATTCTACAATGACTATAATGAATCCCATCCCTTAAAGCGTGACAAAATCTATGAACTGGTGAAGTCGCTATTGGATCAAGAGGTGCCGATCCATGGCGTCGGATTGCAGGCACACTGGAATCTATACGATCCGAATCTTGATGATATTCGTGCTGCGATTGAGAAATATGCCTCGTTAGGACTGCAGCTTCAATTGACTGAGCTGGATGTATCCATGTTCCGTTTTGAAGACAAACGAATGGACTTAAAGACAGTACCTGCTGATCTGCTCGAACTTCAAGCAGATCGATATGAAGCGATGTTCGCACTGCTGAGAGAATACCGCGACGTGATTAGTTCAGTCACGTTCTGGGGAGCAGCGGATGACTATACCTGGCTAGATGATTTCCCTGTTCGTGGCCGGAAGAACTGGCCCTTCTTATTCGATGAAGAGCATCATCCGAAGCCAGCCTTTCACCGTATTATCGGCTCTGCCCCAAAATTATAG
- a CDS encoding glycoside hydrolase family 43 protein, with amino-acid sequence MNQSLITYTNPILPGFYPDPSITRAGDDFYLVCSSFEYFPGVPIFHSQDLIHWTQIGHVLNRESQLDTRKSKSSGGIFAPTIRYHEGTFYMITTEIHGKGNFYVTATDPAGPWSDPISIPYGGIDPSLMFDEDGKVYVTTQQGADYDSHAIQYEIDIATGAALTEPVVIWTGDGGPWTEGPHLYKINGMYYIMSASGGTAKEHREIIGRSSSPYGPFERFEQPILTHRGTDSPIQYLGHADLIEDRNGDWWAVFLGVRLVDSKYTVLGRETFLAPVSWDEDGWPMIDNNEDTVGLEMKVPRVPGHSPKPETSGRYDFDDPVLPLGLSFLRNPAEGSWSLSQRPGFLALRGQSKDLNEVGQVAFIGRRQQHTSAEWSTLLDFNPTVDGEEAGLCARLDENAHYEIALSQRNGHRVITAYLTVDGTIHVAAEIPTIAGCLYLKIRAELTEYTLLYSLDGQEWIELSRALAYPLSPQAVKGNGFTGVLVGLYATGHGKVAGVPAYFDWFDYRSS; translated from the coding sequence ATGAACCAATCCCTAATCACATACACAAATCCAATACTTCCAGGCTTTTATCCAGATCCGAGTATTACACGGGCTGGAGACGACTTCTATTTGGTTTGTAGCTCCTTCGAATATTTTCCTGGGGTACCTATCTTTCACAGCCAGGACTTAATTCATTGGACACAAATTGGTCATGTGCTCAATCGTGAAAGTCAGCTAGATACACGTAAGAGCAAAAGCTCTGGAGGTATATTTGCACCAACGATCCGGTATCATGAAGGAACGTTTTACATGATAACGACCGAAATACACGGGAAGGGGAATTTCTATGTTACGGCTACGGACCCAGCGGGTCCGTGGTCAGACCCGATTAGTATTCCTTATGGAGGAATTGACCCTTCTCTAATGTTTGATGAGGATGGAAAGGTATATGTAACCACCCAGCAGGGGGCAGATTATGACTCCCACGCCATTCAATATGAGATTGATATTGCTACGGGCGCAGCTTTAACAGAACCAGTTGTCATCTGGACTGGGGATGGTGGACCTTGGACGGAAGGACCACATTTGTACAAAATTAACGGAATGTATTATATCATGTCTGCTTCAGGCGGCACGGCAAAGGAACACCGAGAAATTATCGGTCGTTCTTCCTCCCCTTACGGTCCTTTTGAAAGATTTGAGCAACCGATATTGACCCATCGCGGGACTGATAGTCCCATTCAGTATTTGGGTCATGCCGATTTGATTGAGGATCGTAATGGGGATTGGTGGGCTGTATTCCTAGGTGTCAGACTAGTAGATTCAAAATATACTGTCCTAGGGAGAGAGACTTTCCTTGCTCCTGTAAGCTGGGATGAAGACGGCTGGCCTATGATCGATAATAATGAAGACACTGTCGGGCTGGAGATGAAGGTTCCGCGTGTACCGGGTCATTCGCCAAAACCTGAGACTAGCGGAAGATATGATTTTGATGACCCTGTATTGCCATTGGGATTATCCTTTCTGCGGAATCCGGCAGAGGGAAGCTGGTCACTAAGCCAACGTCCGGGTTTTCTAGCTCTTCGAGGGCAATCGAAAGACCTTAATGAAGTGGGTCAGGTAGCCTTTATAGGCAGAAGACAGCAGCATACTTCAGCTGAATGGAGTACATTACTGGATTTTAACCCTACCGTGGACGGTGAAGAGGCTGGACTCTGTGCTAGATTGGACGAGAATGCACATTATGAAATTGCACTATCGCAAAGAAATGGACATAGAGTGATTACAGCTTATTTAACTGTTGATGGAACAATACATGTGGCTGCAGAGATTCCAACCATTGCTGGGTGTTTATATCTGAAAATTCGGGCGGAGCTAACGGAATACACTTTACTTTATTCTTTGGATGGTCAGGAATGGATCGAGCTATCTAGGGCTCTAGCCTATCCATTATCCCCTCAAGCTGTCAAAGGAAACGGATTTACCGGTGTTCTGGTTGGCTTATATGCGACAGGACATGGCAAAGTGGCGGGGGTTCCTGCTTACTTTGATTGGTTCGACTATCGATCATCATGA
- a CDS encoding carbohydrate ABC transporter permease produces the protein MRNIGLEPVLFGTFNTVFMVCIVIVTLYPFLNTIAVSLNAGNDTIRGGIYLLPREWTIQNYKAVFASGTIIPAFWISVARTVLSTVLNLFLTTMLAYALSRKEYVFRKPITIIFVLTMYFNAGLIPNYFLIKELHLLNSFWVYIIPSMLSAFNMIVIRTYIGSLHESLMESARIDGAGEFKIFMKVVFPLCKPVLATIALFVAVGAWNAWFDAFIYTSSRQHLSTLQYELMKLIQSSMNANSNASVANGQGVTAESAGSMVTPKSIRAAVTIVASVPILLVYPFMQKHFVVGMNVGSVKE, from the coding sequence ATGAGAAATATAGGTCTTGAACCAGTATTGTTCGGTACCTTTAATACTGTATTTATGGTGTGTATAGTTATAGTTACCTTATATCCTTTTTTAAATACTATAGCAGTTTCATTGAATGCGGGGAACGATACGATCCGTGGCGGCATTTATCTGTTGCCTAGAGAGTGGACCATACAAAACTATAAAGCTGTTTTTGCCTCAGGTACCATTATTCCTGCTTTTTGGATTTCGGTAGCACGAACAGTGTTATCTACGGTCCTGAATCTATTCCTAACCACAATGCTTGCTTATGCTTTAAGCCGGAAAGAATATGTTTTCCGCAAACCGATTACCATTATTTTCGTCCTTACCATGTATTTTAATGCGGGTCTGATACCAAACTATTTCCTTATTAAGGAGCTTCATCTGCTCAACTCGTTTTGGGTATATATAATACCGTCCATGCTAAGTGCATTTAATATGATCGTTATTCGTACTTATATTGGTAGCTTGCATGAAAGCCTTATGGAATCCGCGAGAATTGACGGTGCCGGGGAGTTCAAAATCTTTATGAAAGTAGTCTTCCCTTTATGTAAACCTGTTCTTGCTACCATCGCCCTCTTTGTTGCAGTAGGTGCATGGAACGCATGGTTTGATGCTTTTATCTACACCTCTTCCCGCCAGCACCTCAGCACATTGCAGTATGAATTAATGAAACTAATACAATCTAGTATGAATGCGAACAGTAACGCAAGTGTAGCTAACGGTCAAGGGGTGACTGCGGAGTCAGCAGGATCAATGGTTACTCCAAAGTCCATTCGTGCAGCAGTTACTATCGTTGCCTCCGTTCCAATTTTGCTAGTGTATCCATTCATGCAGAAGCATTTTGTAGTTGGAATGAACGTGGGAAGCGTGAAGGAATAA
- a CDS encoding ABC transporter permease yields MDETLTGKTVKRHPKRKKKQPITWSLIKNQNQLIWMSVPLLLYIVLFAYVPVWGWTMAFQDYKPAKAFGEQTWVGLKHFKAIFTDDTFLRVFRNTLAMGLINFILGFITAIGLALLLNEIKNVFWKRTVQTISYLPHFLSWIIVTGIVGVSLSVGNDGIINILLMKLNLIDSPILWLSEGKYFWGIVGASTVWKEVGWGTIIYLAAIASIDPALYEAAEIDGANRYRKMFNVTLPGIKPTIVILMIMSIGHVLDVGFEVPFLLGNGLTADWSDTIDIFVLKYGIGQGNYSLATAGGIFKTVVSVTLLLLANWTSTRLGEERLL; encoded by the coding sequence ATGGATGAGACCTTAACGGGAAAAACAGTAAAGCGGCATCCTAAAAGAAAAAAGAAGCAACCTATTACTTGGTCTTTGATTAAGAATCAGAATCAACTAATTTGGATGTCCGTTCCATTGCTACTTTATATTGTACTATTTGCGTACGTACCTGTTTGGGGATGGACCATGGCTTTTCAGGATTATAAACCAGCTAAGGCATTTGGCGAACAAACGTGGGTTGGCTTGAAGCACTTCAAGGCAATATTTACGGACGATACCTTTCTAAGGGTATTTAGAAATACATTGGCAATGGGTTTAATTAATTTCATTCTAGGATTTATTACTGCGATAGGATTAGCCTTACTTCTTAATGAAATCAAAAATGTATTTTGGAAAAGAACCGTGCAGACTATATCCTACTTGCCGCACTTTCTCTCTTGGATCATTGTAACAGGGATTGTAGGTGTCTCCCTTTCGGTTGGTAACGACGGGATTATCAACATCTTACTCATGAAATTAAATCTTATTGACTCACCAATCCTTTGGCTCAGTGAAGGAAAATATTTCTGGGGTATTGTGGGTGCTTCAACCGTCTGGAAAGAGGTGGGATGGGGTACAATCATCTACTTGGCTGCTATTGCTTCTATAGATCCAGCTTTATATGAGGCTGCTGAGATCGATGGGGCAAACCGGTACAGAAAAATGTTCAATGTAACATTACCTGGAATTAAACCAACCATTGTAATCCTGATGATCATGTCCATAGGACATGTACTGGATGTCGGATTTGAGGTTCCGTTCTTGTTAGGGAACGGTCTTACTGCAGACTGGTCGGATACGATAGATATATTTGTATTGAAATACGGAATTGGGCAAGGGAATTATTCCTTAGCCACTGCGGGTGGTATATTTAAAACAGTCGTAAGTGTAACGTTGCTGCTATTAGCTAACTGGACCTCGACGCGGCTAGGGGAAGAGAGGCTGTTATAA